A single Taeniopygia guttata chromosome 30, bTaeGut7.mat, whole genome shotgun sequence DNA region contains:
- the LOC140680955 gene encoding olfactory receptor 14I1-like: MSNSSSISHFLLLALADTWQLQLLHFCLFLGISLAALLGNGLIISAVACGHHLHTPMFFFLLNLALSDLGSICTTVPKAMHNSLWDTSTISYTGCAAQLFFFLFFISAELSILTIMCYDRYVSICKPLHYGTLLGSRACAHMAAAAWASGFLYSPLHTANTFSLPLCHGNALGQFFCEIPQILKLSCSKSHLRELGLIAVSACLVFGCFVFMVFSYVQIFRAVLRIPSEQGRHKAFSTCLPHLAVLSLFISTGVFTYLKPPSMSSPSLDLALSVLYSVVSPALNPLINSLRNQELKAAVWTLMTGCFQEH; the protein is encoded by the coding sequence atgtccaacagcagctccatcagccacttcctcctgctggcactggcagacacgtggcagctgcagctcctgcacttctgcctcttcctgggcatctccctggctgccctcctgggcaacggcctcatcatcagcgccgtagcctgcggccaccacctgcacacgcccatgttcttcttcctgctcaacctggccctcagcgacctgggctccatctgcaccactgtccccaaagccatgcacaattccctctgggacaccagcaccatctcctacacaggatgtgctgcacagctctttttctttctcttcttcatctcagcagagctttccatcctgaccatcatgtgctatgaccgctacgtgtccatctgcaaacccctgcactacgggaccctcctgggcagcagagcttgtgcccacatggcagcagctgcctgggccagtggcTTTCTCTATTCACcgctgcacacagccaatacattttccctgcccctgtgccatggcaatgccctgggccagttcttctgtgaaatcccacagatcctcaagctctcctgctccaaatcccaccTCAGGGAACTTGGGCTCATTGCTGTTAGTGCCTGTTTGgtatttggttgttttgtgttcatggtTTTCTCttatgtgcagatcttcagggctgtgctgaggatcccctctgagcagggacggcacaaagccttttccacctgcctccctcacctggccgtgctCTCCCTGTTTATCAGCACTGGTGTATTTACTTACCTAAAGCCCCCctcgatgtcctccccatccctggatctggccctgtcagttctgtactcggtggtgtctccagccctgaaccccctcatcaacagcctgaggaaccaggagctcaaggctgcagtgtggacactgatgactggatgctttcaggaacattaa